In Polypterus senegalus isolate Bchr_013 chromosome 12, ASM1683550v1, whole genome shotgun sequence, the following are encoded in one genomic region:
- the c12h19orf67 gene encoding UPF0575 protein C19orf67 homolog, with protein MKKSLLHFSQQLSSCLENLTKMFASFNLITLDETDPCGMSHFCCGEVHLESWYRVLLFRYCSPTPFNARDEACTLYKKMRWNVELLESSCPSQGEAETKYYFLCCKSNTETSDTSAQMSGSWSIGKGIQISPDPRNEDIQSWILCTHATMKFQALLNLGTEEPSTTQATDCLMEILQNPWMESSLPLDCNPLEPSVEFQ; from the exons ATGAAGAAATCG CTGTTGCACTTCTCCCAGCAGCTGTCCTCATGCTTGGAAAATTTGACGAAGATGTTTGCCTCTTTCAACCTGATCACCCTGGATGAGACGGACCCCTGTGG GATGTCCCACTTCTGCTGCGGGGAGGTTCACCTTGAATCCTGGTATCGGGTCTTGCTCTTCCGCTACTGCTCCCCGACACCCTTCAACGCACGTGATGAAGCGTGCACCTTGTACAAGAAAATGAGGTGGAATGTGGAGCTCCTGGAGAGCAGTTGTCCAAGTCAAGGAGAAGCCGAAACCAAATA ctACTTCCTCTGTTGCAAGAGCAACACAGAGACTTCCGACACCAGTGCCCAGATGTCAGGGTCATGGTCAATTGGGAAGGGCATCCAGATCTCTCCTGACCCAAGGAATGAGGACATACAGTCATG GATACTGTGTACCCATGCGACAATGAAGTTCCAGGCACTTCTGAACCTTGGCACCGAAGAGCCATCCACGACTCAAGCCACAGACTGCCTGATGGAAATCCTGCAGAACCCATGGATGGAGAGCAGCTTACCTTTAGACTGCAACCCCTTAGAGCCATCTGTCGAATTTCAGTAG